A genome region from Candidatus Zixiibacteriota bacterium includes the following:
- a CDS encoding xanthine dehydrogenase family protein molybdopterin-binding subunit, translating into MASYKLIGKDFAPPDLIGKVTGKAKYAEDFRASGMLFAKLLRSPMPHARVRKLDTRGALAMKGVVAVLTADEVPKVEGLQEPMLTNEPLYAGEPILAVAAVDETTAAEAVERIKIDLQPLPFVIDPLETLRPGGPDPRAGGNVGGRELKLQTIKWTARDFAGVEHGRLPTGRPAEEWQYGDLEAGFKQADLVLEESFVTQALSHHSMEPRTAMAYWQNGKLYLHASSQSVSFVVPGVAKLLGIDPSQLVFISENTGGGFGSKGTGYPQWGIPALLAKKTGRPVMMRVSRDEEHAFGRARPGYQGWVKIGFRKDGRITALDLYIIQSNGPYEGFPDFRNSGTAVSLVYQPMAMRWRSVCVLTNTPPRYPQRGPGENQIAAAIEPFIDKAARKLGVDRVAIRRVNAPGHDGKVGPKQGPITSSYLREALDKGAKRFNWAKKQALSGRRKGSKATGVGVGVAFHSAGRTGFDGLVLIKPDGKLYIHNGAGNLGTFSYAATSRTAAEVLGMPWDRCEIVAGNTGKNVPWNSPQVGSNTSYTLTRTNYVAAMDAKKKLQEIAAKALNGTPDDFDVGNGRVFLKADPSKGLSFAEAAQRAIKLGGKYSGQELPKDLNPLTVRAATALAGQGLMGVARDNLPSKGLIPAFCAAFVQVEVDLETGRVEIQECLEVADCGTVLHPKNLGNQLTGGAVQGFGFALTERHIFDSKLGLSATRGLYGQKLPTYLDVPLDIQWDAVNQPDRFNPVGAKGIGEPPLGAAAAAVLCAISDALGGVYFNRSPVTCDMILNAAEGKPQSFKPLEVNV; encoded by the coding sequence ATGGCCAGCTATAAGCTCATTGGCAAGGACTTCGCTCCTCCGGATTTGATCGGAAAGGTCACGGGCAAAGCGAAATATGCCGAGGACTTCCGCGCCTCGGGGATGCTTTTCGCCAAGCTTCTGAGGAGCCCCATGCCTCACGCGAGGGTGCGGAAGCTCGACACCCGCGGCGCGCTCGCGATGAAGGGAGTGGTCGCGGTCCTCACCGCCGATGAGGTTCCCAAGGTCGAGGGGCTGCAGGAACCCATGCTGACCAACGAGCCGCTTTACGCCGGCGAGCCGATCCTGGCGGTCGCAGCGGTCGACGAGACCACCGCGGCGGAGGCGGTGGAGCGGATCAAGATCGACCTCCAGCCGCTGCCGTTCGTGATCGATCCGCTCGAGACCCTGCGGCCGGGCGGCCCTGATCCGCGCGCCGGCGGAAACGTCGGCGGGCGCGAGCTCAAGCTGCAAACCATCAAGTGGACGGCGCGCGATTTCGCCGGGGTCGAGCACGGCAGGCTCCCCACGGGCAGGCCCGCGGAGGAGTGGCAGTACGGCGATCTCGAAGCGGGCTTCAAGCAGGCCGATCTCGTTCTGGAAGAGAGCTTTGTCACGCAGGCGCTGTCGCATCACAGCATGGAGCCGCGCACGGCGATGGCCTACTGGCAGAACGGGAAGCTCTACCTCCACGCCTCCTCACAAAGCGTCTCCTTCGTCGTCCCGGGCGTCGCGAAGCTCCTCGGCATCGATCCCTCGCAGCTGGTTTTCATCAGCGAGAACACCGGCGGCGGCTTCGGCTCCAAGGGCACCGGCTACCCGCAATGGGGAATCCCGGCGCTGCTGGCGAAGAAGACCGGCCGGCCGGTGATGATGCGCGTGAGTCGCGACGAGGAGCACGCCTTCGGGAGAGCGCGGCCGGGATACCAGGGCTGGGTGAAGATCGGCTTCCGCAAGGACGGGCGCATCACGGCGCTCGACCTCTACATCATCCAGAGCAACGGCCCGTATGAAGGGTTCCCCGACTTCCGCAACTCCGGCACGGCCGTTTCGTTGGTGTATCAGCCGATGGCGATGCGCTGGCGTTCGGTCTGCGTGCTTACCAACACGCCGCCGCGGTATCCCCAGCGCGGGCCGGGCGAAAATCAGATCGCGGCCGCAATCGAGCCTTTCATCGACAAGGCCGCCCGCAAGCTGGGAGTCGATCGCGTCGCGATCCGCCGCGTGAACGCTCCCGGCCACGACGGCAAGGTCGGCCCCAAGCAGGGGCCGATCACGAGCTCCTATCTGCGGGAGGCTCTCGACAAGGGGGCAAAACGCTTCAACTGGGCGAAGAAGCAGGCGCTGAGCGGCCGGCGAAAGGGCAGCAAGGCGACCGGAGTCGGCGTTGGAGTCGCGTTCCACTCCGCCGGCCGCACGGGATTCGACGGCCTGGTGCTGATCAAGCCCGACGGCAAGCTCTACATTCACAACGGGGCGGGCAACCTGGGAACCTTTTCCTATGCCGCCACCTCGCGCACGGCGGCCGAGGTGCTCGGCATGCCCTGGGATCGCTGCGAGATCGTGGCCGGCAACACCGGCAAGAACGTGCCGTGGAACTCGCCTCAGGTCGGAAGCAACACCTCTTACACGCTCACGCGCACGAATTATGTCGCGGCGATGGACGCGAAAAAGAAGCTCCAGGAGATCGCCGCGAAGGCGCTCAACGGGACGCCGGACGACTTCGACGTCGGCAACGGCAGGGTCTTTCTCAAGGCGGACCCGTCGAAGGGGTTGAGCTTCGCCGAGGCGGCGCAGCGCGCCATCAAGCTCGGGGGAAAGTACAGCGGCCAGGAGTTGCCGAAGGACCTGAACCCGCTCACGGTGCGCGCGGCGACTGCGCTCGCGGGGCAGGGGCTCATGGGCGTGGCCAGGGATAACCTGCCCAGCAAAGGGCTGATCCCCGCTTTTTGCGCTGCGTTCGTTCAGGTCGAGGTCGACCTCGAGACCGGTCGCGTCGAAATCCAGGAGTGTCTGGAGGTGGCCGACTGCGGTACCGTGCTTCATCCCAAGAACCTCGGCAACCAGCTGACCGGCGGGGCGGTCCAGGGCTTCGGCTTCGCGCTCACCGAACGGCACATTTTCGACTCGAAGCTGGGGCTCTCAGCCACCCGGGGGCTTTATGGCCAGAAGCTTCCGACCTATCTCGACGTGCCGCTCGACATTCAATGGGACGCCGTCAACCAGCCCGACCGGTTCAACCCGGTCGGCGCCAAGGGGATCGGCGAGCCGCCCCTGGGAGCGGCGGCGGCGGCGGTGCTGTGCGCGATCTCCGATGCGCTGGGCGGAGTCTATTTCAACAGGTCGCCGGTGACCTGCGACATGATCTTGAACGCGGCGGAGGGCAAGCCGCAGTCGTTCAAACCGCTCGAGGTCAACGTCTAG
- a CDS encoding xanthine dehydrogenase family protein subunit M, with protein MAMIQDMMPTFELFQPASVADAVALLAKHGKDAWVLAGGMDSLDWFKDRVKRPRVVVDLSQIKELRGIRQQGDGVEIGAMTTLTEVATSSLIQSRYALLAQAARKVATPQIRHQGTLGGNVAQDTRCWYYRGGMPCYRAGGNTCYADTPTAMNREHCLFEADRCVAVSPSDTAPALIALDARFVIRNAKGERTVPAEEFFIGPKTDITRMTVLRPGDLLTAIRIPGTWAGARFYFEKVADREAWDFPLVNVASAMIVDGGVIKQARIAVGGVAARPLRLKAVEDSLKGEKPSEDVADLAGRTAIWGAKPLNYNHFKVLLMKNLVKRAVRGVKV; from the coding sequence ATGGCGATGATCCAGGATATGATGCCGACCTTCGAACTCTTTCAGCCGGCGAGCGTCGCCGACGCGGTCGCGCTGCTCGCAAAGCACGGCAAGGACGCGTGGGTTCTGGCCGGGGGGATGGACAGCCTGGACTGGTTTAAGGATCGCGTCAAGCGACCCAGGGTCGTCGTCGACCTGAGCCAGATCAAGGAGCTCAGGGGCATCCGCCAGCAGGGCGACGGCGTCGAGATCGGCGCGATGACGACGCTCACGGAGGTCGCGACGAGCTCCCTCATCCAGTCGCGCTACGCGCTTCTGGCTCAGGCCGCGCGCAAGGTCGCGACTCCCCAGATCCGCCACCAGGGGACGCTCGGCGGCAACGTCGCCCAGGATACGCGCTGCTGGTATTACCGGGGCGGGATGCCTTGTTACCGCGCCGGCGGCAACACGTGCTACGCGGACACGCCGACGGCCATGAACCGGGAGCACTGCCTGTTCGAGGCCGACCGCTGCGTGGCGGTGTCGCCGTCGGACACGGCGCCGGCGTTGATCGCGCTGGACGCGCGGTTCGTCATCCGGAACGCCAAGGGAGAGCGAACGGTCCCGGCAGAGGAATTTTTCATCGGCCCGAAGACCGACATCACGCGCATGACGGTCCTCAGGCCGGGCGACCTGCTCACGGCGATCCGGATTCCCGGAACCTGGGCGGGCGCGCGCTTCTATTTCGAGAAGGTCGCGGATCGCGAGGCCTGGGACTTCCCGCTGGTCAACGTCGCTTCCGCGATGATCGTCGACGGGGGCGTCATCAAGCAGGCGCGGATCGCGGTGGGCGGCGTCGCCGCCCGTCCGCTGCGGCTCAAGGCGGTGGAGGACAGCCTGAAAGGTGAAAAGCCGAGCGAAGACGTTGCGGACCTTGCCGGCCGGACGGCGATCTGGGGCGCCAAGCCGCTCAACTACAATCATTTCAAGGTGCTGCTGATGAAGAACCTGGTGAAGAGGGCGGTGCGGGGGGTCAAGGTTTAG
- a CDS encoding cytochrome b/b6 domain-containing protein: MEWLRRERNPWGQEILVGLSWDLMWVAVAVAALAVVAHAALYHWRWRRLPAGETQRTGDVSSRLPKWVLRHTLASRLFHWVMAASVLTLLGTAFLPIWGVKFAWVTPHWIAGLALTAAIAFHVVHASFYKGLGLMWVSGRDLRDGWLALKQIFDRSAPAPGKPGKNPLENKLFHHAAALAVLATIATGLAMMAKVDTPWWERNPYVLDDGTWGIIYVIHGAASVALIALILVHVYFAVRPEKRWITLSMLHGFIPRERYLEHHDPSRWPVELERSDATAGRRGEAAAR; the protein is encoded by the coding sequence ATGGAGTGGCTTCGCCGGGAGCGCAATCCCTGGGGCCAGGAAATTCTCGTCGGCCTGTCGTGGGATCTGATGTGGGTGGCGGTGGCGGTGGCGGCGCTGGCGGTCGTGGCGCACGCGGCGCTGTACCACTGGCGCTGGCGCAGGCTTCCCGCCGGGGAAACTCAGCGGACCGGGGATGTGTCGAGCCGGCTCCCGAAGTGGGTCCTGCGCCACACGCTGGCGTCGCGGCTGTTCCATTGGGTGATGGCGGCGTCGGTCCTCACGCTGCTCGGCACGGCATTTCTGCCGATCTGGGGGGTCAAGTTCGCGTGGGTGACGCCGCACTGGATCGCTGGCTTGGCGCTCACCGCGGCAATCGCCTTCCATGTCGTCCACGCCTCCTTTTATAAGGGGCTCGGCCTGATGTGGGTGAGCGGGCGCGATCTCCGCGACGGGTGGCTGGCGCTCAAGCAGATCTTCGACCGCTCGGCGCCGGCACCGGGAAAACCGGGAAAGAACCCGCTCGAAAACAAGCTCTTCCATCACGCCGCGGCGCTCGCCGTGCTGGCGACGATCGCCACCGGCCTCGCCATGATGGCGAAGGTCGACACCCCGTGGTGGGAGCGCAATCCTTACGTTCTCGACGACGGCACCTGGGGAATCATCTACGTGATCCACGGCGCCGCGAGCGTGGCGCTCATCGCCCTGATCCTCGTCCACGTATATTTCGCCGTCCGGCCCGAAAAGCGCTGGATCACGCTCTCGATGCTGCACGGTTTTATCCCGCGCGAGCGCTACCTCGAGCACCACGACCCGAGCCGCTGGCCGGTCGAGCTGGAGCGAAGCGACGCGACCGCGGGCCGCAGAGGCGAAGCGGCCGCTCGATGA
- a CDS encoding WYL domain-containing transcriptional regulator has translation MGRDRPVLRAIKLLSLIENNKGGLRVADMARQLDAHPRAIYRDLQVLERLPVPIYQDRSGREVYWKLDPDFRKTLSIPVTLSELLAVYLAQDALRPLEGTVLYESLQSLFDKVRAGIPRSLFRELVDLRGAFVSDLPAQKEYRTHREFVEIVNEAIRERRTLRLVYHPRDQEPGERRIDPYAVHLRNGTLYVIGYCHVRKDVRTFVVDRMRKITMTGERFPAPVGFSLANYLRHSFGIFREDIVRVKVRFHKSLSRYLQERRWHPSQRNKKRTDGSLELTFEVAGTKEIKTWILGFGALATVLEPAALREEIVGELRKSLKGYGGR, from the coding sequence GTGGGACGGGATCGGCCCGTACTGCGCGCTATCAAGCTTCTCTCCTTGATCGAGAACAACAAGGGCGGGCTCCGGGTGGCGGACATGGCGCGGCAGCTCGACGCGCACCCGCGGGCGATTTACCGGGACCTGCAGGTCCTGGAGCGGTTGCCGGTGCCGATCTACCAGGACAGAAGCGGGCGGGAAGTTTATTGGAAGCTCGATCCGGATTTTCGCAAGACCCTCTCGATACCGGTCACGCTCTCGGAGCTCCTCGCCGTTTACCTTGCCCAGGATGCACTGCGGCCCCTGGAGGGGACCGTCCTCTACGAGTCGCTGCAGTCGCTTTTCGACAAGGTCCGGGCGGGAATACCCAGATCCCTGTTCCGCGAGCTGGTCGACCTGCGGGGGGCGTTCGTTTCGGATCTTCCGGCGCAAAAAGAGTATCGAACGCACCGTGAGTTCGTGGAGATCGTCAACGAGGCGATCCGGGAGCGGCGCACGCTCCGGCTGGTGTACCATCCCAGGGATCAGGAGCCGGGCGAGCGCCGGATCGATCCGTACGCCGTGCACCTGCGCAACGGTACCCTCTATGTGATCGGCTACTGCCACGTCCGCAAGGATGTCCGGACGTTCGTGGTGGACCGGATGCGAAAAATCACCATGACCGGCGAGCGTTTCCCTGCGCCCGTGGGGTTCTCGCTAGCGAATTACCTGCGCCACAGCTTCGGCATATTTCGCGAGGACATCGTTCGAGTGAAAGTCCGATTTCACAAATCCCTCAGCCGCTATCTTCAGGAGCGCCGCTGGCACCCGAGCCAGCGGAACAAGAAGCGTACGGACGGCTCCTTAGAGCTCACTTTCGAGGTGGCGGGAACGAAGGAAATCAAGACCTGGATTCTGGGCTTCGGTGCGCTCGCGACAGTTTTGGAGCCGGCGGCGTTGAGGGAGGAAATTGTAGGAGAGCTGCGAAAGAGCCTGAAGGGCTACGGAGGGCGATAG
- a CDS encoding ORF6N domain-containing protein codes for MILDADLARIYGVETRVLNQAVRRNREKFPADFMFQLNRVETRQLNRSQVVIGSQKHRDPRFLPYAFTEHGAIMAANVLNSPRAVQMSVFVVRAFVRLRQMVGARGEMAAKLSELERKVASHDGDIKALFDAIRRLMAPHQPQKRKIGFVVEEKAGGYGRR; via the coding sequence GTGATTCTGGACGCGGACCTGGCGAGGATCTACGGCGTTGAAACGCGGGTGTTGAACCAAGCGGTTCGGCGCAATCGCGAAAAATTCCCCGCCGATTTCATGTTTCAGCTCAACAGGGTTGAAACGAGACAGTTGAACCGATCACAAGTTGTGATCGGTTCGCAGAAGCACCGGGATCCCCGGTTTCTCCCCTACGCGTTTACCGAACACGGCGCGATCATGGCAGCCAACGTGCTCAATAGCCCTCGGGCCGTTCAAATGAGCGTATTCGTGGTCCGTGCCTTCGTTCGTTTGCGCCAAATGGTCGGCGCTCGCGGAGAAATGGCCGCTAAGCTGTCTGAGCTGGAGCGGAAAGTCGCAAGCCACGACGGCGATATCAAAGCGTTGTTTGATGCCATCCGCCGACTAATGGCGCCGCATCAGCCGCAGAAAAGAAAGATCGGGTTTGTGGTGGAAGAAAAGGCCGGCGGATACGGGCGGCGATAG
- the cas3 gene encoding CRISPR-associated helicase Cas3': MNNYQDCEAEELFRRIANLPPGKHPYMYQTETLRLLSEGKSVLLHAPTGSGKSEAAFVPFLAFRGQHHFPARLIYVLPSRALVEAIAHRFRTLADDLESHVRVAAHHGRRPESVLFYADVVVATVDQVISSYACAPLTLGVRHGNIPAGAVATSFVVFDEVHTFDPERALQSCLIVASRLKVAGVPFVIMTATLASQARDLMRDRLGLTLVEAREADIPVRRQRRVTLRMALERQLTPDVVREVAANSSRRILVVCNTVDRAVALCGALVDLNPVLVHSRFLDDDRTAQNNRVQAVLGQNGRGFALVLATQAVEVGLDISCDVLLTELCPVDALIQRAGRCARWAETPGELVVFGLPQENGKWVAAPYDEEILQSTARTLEEVQGKILTWDLEQELVDRVLGPRYKAWLDHSMAAQAAKKLADAAFTGDRKKAEEAVRETDSVEVTLHSNPEKLRGQLRFLPRIAVSVGLVRRFVSEHPDAVWSLDVDASGGADESHGAESVERVRESRDVRFGRVYILSSHVSYSSETGLFFEGESVDWKPLSAQPRSVLPVRGRLLETLEQHVRRGISSFRRIVSVKEGYGLDRIASVIGLPRDELERLVIVGQIFHDLGKANDAWQRAAWETVDLWLQENPSNVDRLTSEEQKLLEADRQRTFLARFPSLADQSREPGRPPHATIGAYVLWDWLSRQWSNLGAAAALAMAHHHSVRACQVPRYRLRDGWADLAQRLMREETAMEIDSHLAGRSKQESTTRLPCTMPPFHQEKLYTLYVLLSRCLSVSDRMAAGGGEDAILDYEKWAGNL, from the coding sequence ATGAACAACTATCAAGATTGTGAGGCAGAAGAGCTTTTTCGGCGCATAGCAAACCTGCCCCCAGGCAAGCACCCCTACATGTATCAGACCGAGACGCTTCGCCTGTTGAGCGAGGGCAAGTCTGTCCTGCTACATGCTCCTACGGGATCAGGAAAATCCGAGGCAGCGTTCGTACCGTTTCTAGCGTTTCGCGGCCAGCACCACTTCCCTGCGCGGCTGATCTATGTTCTGCCAAGCCGCGCACTCGTCGAGGCCATCGCACATCGTTTCCGAACGCTGGCTGATGATCTCGAAAGTCACGTCCGAGTAGCAGCCCACCACGGACGACGACCGGAGAGTGTCCTGTTCTACGCTGACGTTGTGGTGGCTACGGTGGATCAGGTGATCAGTTCGTACGCGTGCGCTCCGCTGACGCTCGGTGTCCGCCATGGAAACATCCCAGCAGGGGCTGTAGCTACGAGCTTCGTAGTGTTTGATGAAGTACATACCTTCGATCCGGAGCGCGCGCTCCAGTCCTGCCTGATTGTTGCTTCCAGGCTTAAGGTCGCTGGGGTGCCCTTCGTGATCATGACAGCCACGCTTGCGAGCCAGGCGCGGGATCTTATGCGGGATCGTCTTGGTCTTACACTCGTAGAGGCTCGGGAAGCAGACATTCCAGTCCGCAGGCAGCGGAGAGTTACCCTCCGCATGGCCCTTGAGCGGCAACTGACCCCCGATGTCGTCCGCGAAGTCGCAGCGAACTCGTCACGACGGATTTTGGTCGTGTGCAATACAGTTGATCGCGCGGTTGCGCTTTGCGGCGCTCTCGTTGACCTGAATCCGGTTCTCGTGCACAGCCGGTTCCTCGATGACGATCGGACTGCGCAGAACAATCGGGTGCAGGCTGTTCTGGGGCAGAACGGCCGAGGATTCGCGCTCGTACTGGCGACCCAAGCTGTGGAGGTCGGGCTTGACATCTCGTGTGATGTGCTTCTCACAGAACTCTGCCCTGTGGACGCGCTCATCCAGCGCGCAGGACGGTGCGCTCGGTGGGCGGAGACCCCCGGTGAACTCGTCGTCTTCGGGTTACCGCAAGAGAACGGGAAATGGGTAGCAGCGCCGTACGACGAGGAGATCCTACAAAGCACAGCCCGCACGTTGGAAGAGGTCCAGGGGAAGATCCTCACATGGGATCTTGAACAGGAACTCGTGGATCGAGTGTTGGGTCCCCGGTACAAGGCTTGGCTGGATCACAGCATGGCCGCTCAGGCAGCGAAGAAGCTCGCTGATGCTGCCTTCACGGGCGACAGAAAAAAGGCGGAGGAAGCAGTCCGGGAAACCGATTCCGTCGAAGTGACACTGCACTCCAACCCAGAGAAGCTGAGAGGACAGCTTCGCTTCCTTCCTCGGATCGCCGTATCCGTCGGCCTCGTGCGCCGCTTTGTAAGCGAGCATCCGGATGCAGTATGGTCGCTTGACGTGGACGCAAGTGGCGGGGCTGACGAGAGCCACGGCGCCGAGTCCGTAGAGCGTGTTCGAGAGTCCAGGGATGTTCGTTTCGGGCGGGTCTACATCCTCTCTTCTCATGTCTCATATTCGAGCGAGACAGGGCTGTTCTTCGAGGGGGAGAGTGTAGACTGGAAACCGCTGAGTGCTCAGCCGCGCTCTGTCCTTCCCGTGCGAGGACGGCTCCTGGAAACGCTGGAACAACACGTCAGAAGAGGTATATCGAGCTTCCGGAGGATTGTCAGCGTAAAGGAGGGCTACGGTCTGGACAGGATCGCCTCCGTCATTGGTCTCCCGCGGGACGAGCTTGAGCGCCTAGTTATCGTCGGCCAGATCTTTCACGATCTCGGCAAAGCGAACGACGCGTGGCAACGCGCCGCGTGGGAGACCGTGGATCTTTGGCTCCAGGAGAATCCGTCAAACGTCGACCGGCTAACATCGGAGGAGCAAAAACTGCTCGAGGCGGACCGACAGCGCACCTTCCTTGCCCGCTTCCCGTCTCTTGCCGATCAGTCAAGAGAACCAGGGCGGCCTCCTCACGCGACCATCGGAGCTTATGTTCTATGGGATTGGTTGAGTCGACAGTGGAGCAATTTGGGGGCAGCCGCGGCTCTCGCAATGGCCCATCACCACTCCGTGCGGGCCTGTCAGGTACCCCGCTATCGCTTGCGAGACGGCTGGGCCGACTTGGCTCAGCGGTTGATGCGAGAAGAGACCGCGATGGAGATCGACAGCCACTTAGCGGGCAGAAGCAAGCAAGAATCCACAACCAGGCTTCCTTGCACCATGCCGCCATTTCACCAGGAAAAGCTGTACACGCTTTACGTCCTGCTGTCGCGCTGCCTGAGCGTGTCAGACCGCATGGCGGCAGGAGGAGGAGAAGATGCAATTCTGGATTACGAAAAGTGGGCTGGAAATCTTTGA
- a CDS encoding DevR family CRISPR-associated autoregulator — MPTNNGSVFEISFMMRVTWNLHSLNNEGTVGNVSEPRTVVLANGMKTDGVSGEMLKHLHTYNIWLAESQKDHFCQACRRLEPQKADLPEYRRTFARLDNAAAMGQAITNCVLCDLHGFLMQEPAISRRSTVEFGWAVGLPEVYRDTHVHARHAVSGRGQERPEGEEEVAAQMVYHRPTRSGAYAVVSLFQPWRIGLNEITYEYAIADEATRLARYHLGLEGYKNMLQRADGAMTSTRLPHLEGVEGIIAVSHRNAPAPVISPLRDDYTQQIEALAARNGALAVHRFNNVAEACGVLDTLARATLYPFRS; from the coding sequence ATGCCGACAAACAATGGCTCTGTCTTCGAGATCAGTTTTATGATGCGTGTGACGTGGAATCTGCACTCACTCAATAACGAGGGGACCGTCGGCAACGTCAGCGAGCCCCGCACGGTAGTCCTCGCCAATGGGATGAAGACCGACGGAGTCTCCGGTGAGATGCTGAAGCACCTGCACACCTACAACATCTGGCTAGCGGAATCTCAAAAAGATCACTTCTGCCAAGCCTGCCGGCGGCTTGAACCTCAGAAGGCCGATCTGCCGGAGTACCGTCGAACGTTCGCGCGGCTCGACAACGCGGCGGCTATGGGCCAAGCCATCACTAACTGTGTTCTCTGCGACCTGCACGGCTTTTTGATGCAAGAGCCAGCGATATCTCGCCGCTCAACGGTTGAATTTGGTTGGGCGGTCGGTTTACCGGAGGTCTACCGCGATACACATGTGCATGCACGGCACGCGGTATCGGGCCGCGGGCAGGAACGGCCGGAAGGCGAGGAAGAAGTTGCCGCCCAGATGGTGTACCACCGACCGACTCGCTCGGGGGCTTATGCAGTGGTTTCCCTCTTCCAGCCTTGGCGGATCGGTCTCAACGAGATCACCTACGAATACGCGATAGCCGACGAAGCGACGAGACTGGCTCGGTATCACCTTGGCCTCGAGGGCTACAAGAACATGCTCCAGCGGGCGGACGGCGCTATGACCTCGACTCGCCTGCCGCACCTGGAAGGCGTCGAGGGGATCATAGCCGTCTCCCATCGCAACGCTCCGGCACCGGTCATCAGCCCGCTCCGAGACGACTACACGCAGCAGATCGAGGCCCTAGCGGCTAGGAACGGCGCGCTGGCCGTGCATCGGTTCAACAACGTTGCGGAGGCGTGCGGAGTTTTGGACACCCTGGCCAGGGCGACCTTATACCCGTTCAGGAGCTAG